From the Lepidochelys kempii isolate rLepKem1 chromosome 2, rLepKem1.hap2, whole genome shotgun sequence genome, one window contains:
- the MYL12B gene encoding myosin regulatory light chain 12B — protein MSSKRAKTKTTKKRPQRATSNVFAMFDQSQIQEFKEAFNMIDQNRDGFIDKEDLHDMLASLGKNPTDEYLDAMMNEAPGPINFTMFLTMFGEKLNGTDPEDVIRNAFACFDEEATGFIQEDYLRELLTTMGDRFTDEEVDELYREAPIDKKGNFNYIEFTRILKHGAKDKDD, from the exons ATGTCTAGTAAAAGAGCAAAGACAAAGACCACTAAGAAGCGCCCTCAGCGTGCAACCTCCAATGTATTTGCAATGTTCGATCAGTCACAGATTCAAGAATTCAAAGAGGCCTTCAACATGATTGATCAGAACAGAGATGGCTTCATCGACAAAGAAGACTTGCATGATATGCTCGCTTCCCTTG GAAAGAATCCAACTGATGAATACCTAGATGCTATGATGAATGAAGCTCCAGGCCCCATAAACTTCACTATGTTCCTTACAATGTTTGGAGAAAAACTAAATGGCACAGATCCAGAAGATGTAATCAGAAATGCTTTTGCTTGCTTTGATGAAGAAGCAACAG GGTTCATTCAAGAAGATTATCTGAGAGAGCTGCTGACGACAATGGGAGATAGATTTACAGATGAAGAAGTAGATGAGCTGTACAGAGAGGCACCAATTGACAAAAAGGGAAATTTCAATTACATTGAATTCACGCGTATCCTTAAACATGGAGCAAAAGACAAGGATGATTGA